TGATCTGATCCAGGCCATGAAGGATATTGACAAAGTGTGCAACCATCTTCATCTGCCGGTTCAGTCCGGTTCAGACGAGATATTGAAACGGATGAATCGCAAATATGACCGTGACACCTATTTTAAAAGAATTTCAGCCTTGAGGCAGGCTTGCCCGGATATTGCCCTGTCCACGGATCTTATTGTTGGGTTTCCCGGAGAAACGATATCTGATTTTCAGCAGACCATGGATCTGCTTGAGACCGTAGAATTTGATGCGGTCTTTGCCTTTTCTTATTCAGCAAGATCATTTACACCGGCTGCCAAATTTTCAAACCAGTTGGATGAACAGACCAAACGGGACAGGCTCAACCAACTTCTCGATTTTCAGGAGAAGATAACAGAAAAGAAAAACAAGGCCTTTGTCGGCAAAACAGTTACGGTGCTGGTGGAAGGTGACAGCCCTAAACCCAGGGACGGATTTATAAAGAAGAATAAAAATACCAGACAGATGTTTGGCAGAAGCGATGCAAACAAAATTGTGCATTTTGCATCGGACCAAGCCGGCATAGGGGATCTGGTTACACTTCAAATTATTAACGCATACCCCCATTCCCTTTGGGGAGAGGTGTGCGAAAGCGAGTCAACTACCCCTCCTGAATCAAAGATTCAGAAGGAGCCTGTAAAAGCTCAGGTTGACTAGCCTGAGTCCCATTTGTTGGGACTACGTTCGGTAGGATGTAGACACCTTTGGATGTATTCGCCAGTCCAAAGCTCTGTCGCGGCACTGTAAAAGCTCTGTGAGGTAGGAGCGGTCAACCGCGTTGTGAAGCCTGCTGAACATTGGCGAGGCGAACCTTACCCCTTTTCGGAGGGTGTGTATAACCGAAAGGTTTTTTTATGAAAGTGTATGTCAAATCACAATCCGGCAAATGGCTGATGCCGACAAATCCGGCAAATGCCAGGATTTTGCTCAAACAGGGCAAGGCAAAAGTAATTCAAAGAACTCCGTTTGCCGTTCAACTGCTTTATGAGGCCACGGAACATATACAGCCTGTGACGGTCGGCATTGATGACGGAGGTATCCATGTCGGTATTGCCGCCGCATCCCATGGTCAATCATTGTTTCAACAAGAGGTGGTTTTACGTTCGGATATCAAGTCAAAGCTGGATACTCGGAGACAATATCGAAGATTTAGAAGACATCGAAAAACAAGGTACCGAAAACCCAGATTTCTCAATAGAAAACAGTCTATCCCGACATGCAAGGTATGTGGTAAAAATGCTCCGGCATCCAAAGTGATCTGTCGAGCTTGCCTGAAAAAAGTCAACGGCGTTCATCAAAAATATGCCAAGATAAAAAAAAGTGTTTTCCGAATTCCGCCATCAATCAAGGCAAAGAAAGACATAATTGTCCGGGTAGTAAAACAAATTCCATTGCCGATCTCCCAAATTGTTTTGGAAGACGTTTATTTTGATTTTCAGGCAATGGAGAACCCCGATATTTTAGGTGAACAATATCAGCATGGAGCGCTTTTTTATCACAAGAATTTCAAACAGGCGTGTCTAGTTCGGGATGGTTTCAAGTGTCGGTCTTGCGGGGCAACGTCCACGCTGCAATGCCATCATATAAAGCCGAGAGCCGACGGCGGCACGGACAAGTTATCGAACCTGATGACGCTATGTGAAGGTTGCCATGAAAAGCACCATAAAGACAGCCTGAAACTTCCGAAACAAAAAAGTTCTTTCTACATTTCAGCAGCTCACGTTCAGCAGGGGAAACAGTACCTGCAAAATGAATTGTTGAAAATAACGCCGCTGCAAACAACTTTCGGCTATATCACCAGTCATTACCGGAATAAAGCCGGGATTGAAAAATCCCACATCAATGATGCTGTTATCATTGCAAACAAACAGGCGATTCCTCTGGACTGGCAAATAAAGACAAAACATGTTCAATTACGGAAAAGAAGCCTGCATGAAGCAACAGCAAGAAAAGGAAGAAAAACTCGTAATCGGACGCAAAAACGGAATAATAAGAACGTATTTACACTGAAAGGTTTCAACCGGTGGGATACGGTACGGTACAAGGGAAAAGTCGGTTTCATATCGGGCTTCACAGGTGCATCTGCTTGCTATATTGTAGATATCGAAGGAAACTATATCAAAAATCCAATAAAAAAATATAAGCAAGTCAATTTGCGGAAGGTGTCGCTGATATGCAGGAATCAAACAATTATCAGTCAATAGGCCGATTCATTCCCCACCAAATCAAAGATTTGGAAGGGGGCTTCTTGGCTGGAAAGTTAAAACGTTATGAAAATTAAATCAACGGCCATTCGACCCAATGAGCTCTGCCCGTGCGGCAGTGGGAAAAAATTCAAAAATTGCTGCAGGAACAAAAAAACTGAAATTTCGTTAAAGGATAAGTATAAAAATAAATATGACATTATTTTGAAAACGCCTGAACAGGTTGACGGTATCAGAAAATGCGGCGAACTGCTTTTATCCATTATGGAAGGGGTTGAGGGTATGATTCGCCCCGGCTTGAAAACCGATGACATCAACACCTATGTCCATGAACAGACCATAAAAGCCGGGGCCGTACCTGCACCGCTCAACTACAGGGGGTTTCCCAAAAGTGTCTGCGTTTCCGTTAATGATGTTATCTGCCACGGAATACCCGGCGAGCGGGTGCTTGAGGATGGAGATATTGTTAATGTAGATATTACTCCGATTTTGAATGGTTACTATGCCGACGCCAATAGAACCTTTTTTGTGGGAACGCCCGGACGCGATGCCCGGAAAATTGTTGCCGTGGCTGCTGAAAGCCTGCGGCTGGGTATAGAACAGATTAAGCCCGGGGCTACTTTAGGGGATATTGGGCATGCCATTCAAAAATATGCCGAAGGTCAGGGATGTTCGGTTGTCAGGGAATTCGTGGGGCATGGTGTTGGTCTTGATTTCCATGAACAGCCCCAGGTTCTTCACTTTGGACGGCCCGGTACCGGCGTGATCCTTGTTCCCGGCATGGTGTTCACGATTGAACCCATGGTCAATTTAGGCAAAAAAGAACTCCATGTGCTTGAGGACCGGTGGACCGCTGTAACCAATGACGGGTCCCTGTCCGCTCAGTTTGAGCAGACTCTTCTTGTGACGGAAGACGGGTACGAGAGTTTAACCCCATATGAGTTATAGTAAAAAGGTGATAAATCGGATTTTTTCAGCCGTATTTATTGCTTTTATCTGTATCACATCCGCCGTTTTTTTCTGTGTGGCCTGTGTGTTGCGGATATGCACCGCGCCTTTTGATCCGAGACGGATTGTGTCAAATGTTTTCAGTGCGTTCTGGG
The genomic region above belongs to uncultured Desulfobacter sp. and contains:
- a CDS encoding RRXRR domain-containing protein, whose amino-acid sequence is MKVYVKSQSGKWLMPTNPANARILLKQGKAKVIQRTPFAVQLLYEATEHIQPVTVGIDDGGIHVGIAAASHGQSLFQQEVVLRSDIKSKLDTRRQYRRFRRHRKTRYRKPRFLNRKQSIPTCKVCGKNAPASKVICRACLKKVNGVHQKYAKIKKSVFRIPPSIKAKKDIIVRVVKQIPLPISQIVLEDVYFDFQAMENPDILGEQYQHGALFYHKNFKQACLVRDGFKCRSCGATSTLQCHHIKPRADGGTDKLSNLMTLCEGCHEKHHKDSLKLPKQKSSFYISAAHVQQGKQYLQNELLKITPLQTTFGYITSHYRNKAGIEKSHINDAVIIANKQAIPLDWQIKTKHVQLRKRSLHEATARKGRKTRNRTQKRNNKNVFTLKGFNRWDTVRYKGKVGFISGFTGASACYIVDIEGNYIKNPIKKYKQVNLRKVSLICRNQTIISQ
- the map gene encoding type I methionyl aminopeptidase, yielding MKIKSTAIRPNELCPCGSGKKFKNCCRNKKTEISLKDKYKNKYDIILKTPEQVDGIRKCGELLLSIMEGVEGMIRPGLKTDDINTYVHEQTIKAGAVPAPLNYRGFPKSVCVSVNDVICHGIPGERVLEDGDIVNVDITPILNGYYADANRTFFVGTPGRDARKIVAVAAESLRLGIEQIKPGATLGDIGHAIQKYAEGQGCSVVREFVGHGVGLDFHEQPQVLHFGRPGTGVILVPGMVFTIEPMVNLGKKELHVLEDRWTAVTNDGSLSAQFEQTLLVTEDGYESLTPYEL